A segment of the Siphonobacter curvatus genome:
AAAAATTTCCATTTAAAGCTTTTTGCAAATCAGCGGTACAAAAATTTTGAGTACAGATGTAGGTTTATCCGTTGTGGAATAAGCTTTCGTATTTTATTCATTTTTCACCCTGATACCATGAAAACTTTCAGCATTGCCCTGTTACTAACCGCTCTTAGCTTCGGTTCATTCGCCCAGCAGCCCGTAGTAGTCACTAAAAAAACGGTAGCGAAGAAAAAGACGGAACACGTTTCTACTAAAAAAACGACGAGCCCCACTTCTGAAGGAAGTAGCAAAAATGTCTCAAAGAAAGTAGAAACTTCGACCGTAAAAGGAGCAAATGGTGATACGAAGACCACCACCAAAACGGCAACCAAGACCAAGAAAAATTCTTAATTAACATTAAGAAGCAGGCGGCTCTTACGGGCCGCCTGCTTTGTTTTTGTATCTTTTAAATACGTTTAGATTTATACATTAAGTACGCTTACAATTCATCCTACTTTATACTTTCCTTATCTTACACTTTCCTGCGTATATTCTAACCTCAACGGTGTTCTTTTACAAGGGCTTATCTTAAATTCATTAACTACTTCGTATTCAGCTAAAGTCGCTTAATTATTAGCATCAGTACGAATGACAAAGTGAAAATCACCGTTACTTATAACACTTTGCTTATAAAGGATTTTTCTAAGGGTAAGAGTACCTGTTTTAATCGAAAAGTCTAGCATTAGATATACTATTTCTACTCCTCTTTGTTCCTCTTTATTTTGGCAAGAAATCAGCTAGGAAATCAAAAATATTCTTTTCATTTTCGCTCGACTTTACTAATTAATCCACCCTTGTCCATTATCTATGAAACAATTATCTACCTTGACTTTACTTAGTCTATTTGCGTTAACCTCCTGTCAAAAAACTACCTACACGTACTTCGCCCAATCTACCGCACCGCGTATTGAACGTAAGAAAGTTGTAGCCAAGCCTATTACTGCTACCACCACTATCCCGCTCATTCCTAAAAAAGAATTACTGGCTTCGACCATTCCTGTGCTTTCAGGAGTTCCTAGTCTGATAACTTCTACCCCAGCCAATGCAGTAACTTCAGCCGAGGCCTTTACAAGGCAGCAGACCAAAGCTGGATTTCGTCAACGCTTACTGACGAAAATGGTTACGAAGAAAGTTCAGAAGCTTCAGATATTAGCGAAGCGTACGGCCGATTCCCGGCGTACAGAACCCATTTCCGTCGTCTCTGTCATCGCTGGCTTGCTGGCATTAGTAGACGTCCTATTGATCGGTAACGGGCTTTTATTTTTACTGGGAACGATTGTCGCTATTGTCTTTGGTTTTGTCGGGTTAAGCAAGATTAATCGTCATAGCTCTGAATACAAAGGTCGCGGGTTTGCGATTACGGGCTTATCGCTGGGCTTCTTCGGACTCCTGCTCATCATCATTGCTCTGATTGCCTTATCTTCCCTCTCATTCTCCTGATTTACTGGACGGATTCGATACACTCACTAAAAAAGCGGCCCCAAAAGAGCCGCTTTTTTAAACACACCATTAGATAAATCCTTACTCGTTTTTCTTGCGTTCAGCTTCCAATGCCAATATGTTTTTATACGCAACCTTAATCGTATTGGGTACCTTTTCCAGCACTTTCACCTGTACATACTCTTCGCCTTCATTTTGGATTTCTACCTTCAATTTCCGTAAAGGAATTTTGGCGGCTTGTGGCTGACTGGTACCGAAAATGTACGTACCTTCTCCGTCATCCAGAATGGCCGTACGCGGCAGTGTATTCGAACTTTTCCGCTCACTAGCTCCTACAATCTTCGCCCGAACGTTCATATCTGAGAAAATGATGTCATTCGTATGCGGACGTTTGAAATTCACGTACAACGTAATCGCTCCGTTTTCGGCATCCAGAGCCCGGGCTACGCTGGCTACGGTTCCTTGTACGGCTCCGATTTCCGAGTTGGGGAAGGTCAATTCCACTTTCTGTCCAACCTGAATTAACTCCGCATCTTTCTCGTACACGTATACGTTTGCCTGTAACTGTTCAGTATTGAGAATATCTACCAGCGGATCGGTAGGCGTGGCCAGCTTACCTAGGTTCTGATGCACTTTATAAATCGAGCCACTAATGGGAGCACGAATGATGAGTTCGGGCGAAACGACGGCTTTGCGAATGTCATTGAGCTGATTGGCGTTGAAGTCCAGCAGAGCTAATTTGGCTTTAAAGGCCTTTTCCCGTCCAATGGCCGCGTTCAATTTGGCTTCCGTAGCCTGATAATCAGCCAGTACACCGACGTTACTTTTCCGTAATTCAGCCTGACGATTGAATTCAATTTCCAGGAAGTCGGCTTCACTTTTCGCCGTGATGTACTGATTTTTCAGCTCCAGAAACTCCCCACTGGTCAATTTCATCAATGGTTGTCCTTTCTTCACAAACTGGCCTTCCCGTACGTAAATCTGATCGACATGACCTTCCACTTCACTGTGTACTTCAGATTTGCTATCCGGGAACAGTTTAATCTTCCCGTTGGCATTGATGACCGGACGCAGTTGTCGATCTTCAAAACCCGTCAGATCTACGTTAACCGATTCGAGTTGCTTCATGGACAACTGTAATGAATCTGCACTCACGCTTACCTGAGCTGGTTTTTCTTCCGCTTTGGATTCCGCGTCACTATCCGAACAACTACTTAAGAAGCCACTCAGGCCCAGCAGGGCCAACAGGGGCAAAAAGGTCTTTTTCATGGGTTATTCTCCTTTCAGGTATTGAATGGTGATGATCGAGTTATTGTAGTTCCGGACAACATCCAGGTATTCAGCCCGGATCTGGAACGCTTGCTGTAGGTTCAGCAGAAAGTTGTAGTAGCCAATGCTGCCCAAGCGGTAACTATCCTGAGCGGCTTTAACAATTTCATCCGCCTGATTAAGGGCGAACGTTTCGTAGTAATCCAGCGACTCTTGATAGGTACGGTAGTCTGAAGCCGCTTTATCAAAGGCTCCCCGTAGTTCGTAGCCACTCAGCGAAATCTGTTGCTGAGCAATTTCGATATCCTTACGAGCTCCCGCCTGACGGGAACGATACTGCCACTGCCAGAGCGGCACCGTCAGACCAAACTCCCACCGGAAAGCCACTGGTGTTTCCCGACTTCCCTGGTTCATGTAGCCAAATGAAATACCGGGCAACTGACGACTTTTTTCGACTTGCAGTAACTTTTCGTTGTACCGACGATTTTCTTCGAAATACGTCACCCGAGGGTTGGAAGAAAAAGAAGTATCCGCCGCTGAAATAGTTGCACCGTAGTTGATTCGCTTGAAGTCTCCTTTGACTTTTCGTGTACTATCCGGAGCCAACCCCGTCAGAATCCAGAGTTGAATACGGGCTCCGCGAAGCCGGGCTCGCGACTGTTTCAAATAGATCTGGTTTTCGCGGTATTGAGACTCGGCATTCAGACGTTCGATTCGCGAAATTTGTCCGACATTCAGCCGTACATCCGTCACCCGAACGAAATTCGAAAGCAGACTATCCTGCTTTTCGAAGTTATGAATCACCCGCTCGTAGTACAGAATATCGTTAAATACCGAGCGGACTTGATACGAGAGTTCGTTAAACGTCACGTTTTTTTCCGCCTGATTTACTTTTACCAGTTGCCGCTGAGCTTTTCGCTGGTTACTGTACACCGTAGGAAATTGGATGGCTTGCAGAAAACCTAACCGATAGTTCTCACCACTCGGAGCCTGCGTGTAAATACGGGGCGGCTCAATATTGAGCGTTGCGGGCAGGAGTACTTGCTCCCGTTCAATTCGCAGATCGGCTAGGCGAGTCTGGGGATTGTATTGTTTGGTTAGGTTCAGAGCCTGATCCAACGTCAACTCGCGTACGTCTTCTACGTCACCTACTTCGGGTTTGATTGGAATAGGTTGATTAGGCGTGATCTGAGCGTTGGCAGCCAGCAGCCCCGTAGCGAGCAGTAGAACAATGGTCGTGGTAACCTGTACCGCTTTAGCTTTTATACCACCCGTCAAGCCACCTTTTTTTGGCTTCCCAGCGAACATGGCGTACAGAATCGGTAAGACAATGAGAGTTAGAACCGTAGCCGTCAGCAGACCTCCAATCACTACCGTTGCTAGGGGCTTCTGTACTTCTGAACCTACACTGGTTGATAAGGCCATGGGCATAAAGCCGAGTGCCGCCACAAACGAAGTCATCAGTACCGGACGGAAGCGTTCTTCAATCCCTTTCAGTACCCGCTCGTTCGGATCGTCGATCCCTTCATCACCCAGGGCGTTGAAGTGACTGACCAGTAGAATTCCATTCAATACGGCTACCCCAAACAGAGCGATAAAGCCAACCCCGGCGGAAATACTGAAGTTCATATCCCGAATCAGCAGCGAGAATACCCCTCCCACTGCCGACAAGGGTACTACGGCGTAGATCAGGAAGCTGTCGCGGAAATTGCGGAAGGTCAGATACAACAGACCAAAGATGACCAGCAGGGCAATCGGTACGACAATTGAAAGCCGATCTTTCGCCCGTCCAAAGTTCTCAAAATCACCTCCGTAATTGATCTCGTATCCCTTGGGGAGTTTTACTTTGGCGTCCACCTGTTTGATCACGTCGTTTACCACCGATTGCAAGTCACGGCCCCGGACGTTGAAGCCCAGGTTTACGACCCGTTTCATGTTTTCGTGTACAATCTCCGATGGTCCAATGGTTTCCGAAATGGTGGCAATGTCCCGCAATGGAATCGGGTTATTATTCTGATCGTTAATAAGCAGGTTTTCGATGTTTTCCGGACGCGTCCGATCTTCGCCCGTCAGTCGAAGCGTTACATCAAAACGACGATCATCTTCGTAGACCACACCCGCCGTTGCTCCCCCAAAAGCCATCTGAATGGCTCGGTTTACCTGTTCAACCTTGATTCCGTATACGGCCATCCGCTGACGGTCGTAGTGAATATTCAACTGCGGCAGACCAAACACCTTGCTCCCTTTCACGTCTACGGCTCCGGGTACATTTCGTACGATCTGAATGATCTGCTTGGTTTTCTTCACCAGCGTATCCAGGTCCGTTCCGTACAATTGCACGACTACCTGCGTCCGGGCTCCGGAAATCATATCGTTGACCCGGCTTTCGATGGGTTGCGAAATGGCGTAGAGCGGACCGGGAAACTGCGACATATACTCGTTCATCTTAATCGCTAGTTCCTGCTGATTGGTCGCTTTGGTCCAGTGCTTTTTATCCTTCAGCTCGACGTATACTTCTTGCGATTCCAGGGGCAAGGGATCGACTTTCACCTCGGACGTACCAATTTTTGATACGACTCCTTCGACCTCATCCGGAAATTCTTTCATAATCCCCGCCTGAAAAATCTGGCTCTGGCGAATGGATTCCGTCAGTGGCGTACCTACGGGCAAATCCATGTCCACAACCATGTCGCCTTCCTGAATCTGCGGCATAAACTCACCCCCGATTTTCCCAAAACCGATGATCCCGGCAGTCAGTACAGCCAGGGCAAACAGAATCACCGCCCACTTCACGCGTAAGCCCGCCCGTACCACGGGACGCAGACCTTTGAGGAAAAACTGTACAATTTTTTCCGAGAAGCCATCGTGGTGTGCCGACTTCGGCGGCCGCAACATGACGGCACACATCATCGGTACGTAGGTAACCGCTAGTAACAAGGCCCCAATGATGGCAAAGGCTACGGTTTTGGCCATGGGCGAAAACATTTTGCCCTCAATGCCCTGCAACGTCAGAATGGGAACGTATACAATGAGGATGATCAGTCCACCGAAAATCACCGATTTTTTTACTTCCGCCGCCGCCGAAATAACAACTTCCTGCCGATCGGCGAAAGTCATTTTCTTGCCTTGGAATTTACTCATACGGAGGGCCAGGAAAAGTACGGCGGACTCGACGACAATGATCGCCGGGTCGACCAGTAGACCAAAGTCAATCGCTCCCAGACTCATCACGTTTCCAACTACTCCAAATTCCTTCATCCAGATAAAAGCAAAAAGCATGGCTAATGGAATAACCGAAGCCGCGAGTAAACTAGCCCGCCAATTGCCCAGGAAGATCAGAATGACAATCATAACGATGATGGCCCCTTCCACGAGGTTTTTTGCTACTGTTGCAATGGCGGCGTTCACCAGTTTCGAGCGATCCAGGAAGGGCTCGATGGTTAATCCGGGCGGCAATTCTTTCTGAATTTCGGCGAAACGTTCTTTCAGGCGGGAAATCACTTCATTTCCATTAGCCCCTTTCATCATCAAAATGGACCCCCCTACGACTTCGCCCTCACCGTTGTTGGACAAAGCTCCGAAACGTAAGGCGTGGCCAAATTCTACATCAGCTACGTCTTTGACCAGAATAGGCACACTCCCGTTCTTTTTTACTACGGCATTGGCAATATCTTCGAGTGAAGCGGCCAGACCAATACCCCGAATGGTAAATGCCTTGTTTTCCTTTTCGATGTAGGCACCGCCCGTATTGCTATTGCCCTTGTTCAAGGCTTCGTATAATTCATCTACCGTAACGCCCAGTGCCCGCATGCGGTCGGTTTTGATCTGAGCCTGATATTCTTTAGCGTATCCTCCGTAACCACTTACGTCGGCCACGCCGGGCAACCCGAGTAATTTACGCCGTACAACCCAATCCTGAATGGTACGGATTTCGGTCAGCGTATAAGGACTGTTATTGAGGTCTTTCGGACGAATAACGTATTGAAAAATTTCGCCCAAACCCGTCGATACGGGTCCTAGGATGGGCGTACCAGCCCCTTCTGGAATTTCGGCCTGTACCTGTGTCAGACGTTCAAAGACCTGCTGACGAGCCCAATAGATGTCCGTATCATCCGTGAAAATCAGTTTCACCACGGATGAACCAAATTTGGAATAGGAACGCACTTCCGTCAATCCCGGAATATTGGCCATGGCCATTTCCAGGGGCGTAGTGATGTAACGCTCAATTTCGAGAGAAGATAAATTAGGGGAATTGGTAATTACGTCTACCTGCTGGTTGGTTACATCAGGTACCGCGTCAATGGGTAGTGTTTTTAACGAATAGCCACCCCAAATGGCCATTACCAGCACCAGAAGACCAATCGTAAACGGACTTCGGACGCTGAATGCAATAATTTTATCGATCATAGCGGTTAGGAATACAACAAGGACTACCCTGTGCATCCATTGGTTTCAGTAAAGAATAAGCAACTAGCTCAGCCAGAAATAGCTGAGAAATGGAAAGGAGGAAATTAGTCCAACTGCGGGGGTGGACTAATCAAAACGCCATCAATGGATTGATAATGGCTGCAATACTGAAATAAACCGGCTTGTTTGAGAAGAATCAGCCAGAAACGCCGGGACTGAGCAGTTAATAGAGCAGCGTCGAGGTGATGGAAGTCGGAAACGTGGTGGCTTTGCTCTTCCCGAGAATCGGTATCCCAGTGTTCATCATCTGGCGTACTGTCACTCTTCCAATACCGGATTTTTTTCTTACAATCCGGATCTTTGTCTGCCATAAAAGTAGAAGTATTTCTTTCTAAAGTACAATTATTTTCCACCCAGAAAGGTAAGGCATAGGCGGAGGTACCTAGTAGAAAAAATACCATCAAACAGAGATACATTCGCATTATTATTCTGTTTGTCAACTTCTCTTTAACTAAAATCTGGCTATTAACTACTTCAAAGGAATTAAATTTTAATTAGAATTTCAAGTTATAAAGCGGATAAAATACAATTTCAAAAGGTATTTGCGACCAATCAGGGGATTTTAGATAGCTAGCTACTGGAGCTATCAAGCCGATAGGTGGGAGCACAAAAAAACGGGAAGAGCCAGGCTCTTCCCGTTTTTACCACCGTCTGAGGTTCCTTTAAGCAGAAGCCAGATGGGGATTAGGTGTTAATTCTACATTAGGCGGTGTATCCATGCTGGTGAAGCGTTGCAGGAAGCTCAATACAGCTCCCGTATCCGGCAGACTATAGCGAGCCAGCGTTTTCTGCTGCCCTACTTTAATCGTAATGGCCCGGTCGGCAAGCGTCCGGAACATGTCTTCGTCCGTACGGTCATCACCAATAGCCAGGATAAAATCATACTGATCATCCGAGGCTAAACGGCTGGCGACGCTTCCTTTGTCTACCCCGGTCACCCGTACCTCTACGACCTTGTTTCCATCAATTACCTGTAGCTGATGGCCCGTTAGTCCATGTAAGGTATCAATGAGCTCACGAGACTGGGCAAAACCCAGATCGGCTCCGGTATTGCGATAATGCCAAGCTAGGGAATGCGTTTTTTCCTCCACGAAGGTACCGGGACAACGTTGTACGGCCAGATTCATGGCCTGCTGAATATTGCTTCGCCATTCGGGAAGAAAAGCTTCCGGGTTTTCCTGCCAGTTTCCATCCGGCAATCGTACCGCCGCTCCGTGTTCGGCAACTAGCTGAATCGAGAGCGATCCAAACCAGTTTTCCAGCGTCTTTTTATCCCGACCGCTAATGATGACAATACGGTTTTGGGGTACGTTGGCCAGCTCGCTCAGCAGCTCAATTACTCGTTCACTGGGTCGGGCTAAATCTGGAAACTTAGCAAAGGGAACTAGCGTACCGTCGTAGTCCAGCAATAAAAGCCGCTTTTGGGCTTTTTGATAATTATCCATAAGTTCTTTGCGTAATGCCACATTCAGCAGGCGTACTTCCCACTGATTTTGCTGGGCTTTAGCATTAAATAATTGGGTTAAAAAATCATCCGCCCACTGGACCACGTCATATTCCCGAATACGGGTTTGCATGCGTTTGATTCGCTCAGCCTGCGTTTTAACGGGCATGGACAAAGCTTCTTCAATAGCTAAAGCCATCCCTACCCGATCCGTAGGATTGATTAGTAAAGCCTCGCCTAATTCAGCGGCGGCTCCGGCTACTTCACTGAGAATCAACACTCCTTGTTCGTCCTGGCGGGAGGCGATAAATTCTTTGGCTACTAGATTCATACCATCCCGAATTGGGGTGATTAATGCCACATCGCAGGCCGTGTAGTACGCACACAGTTGCTCAAAGGAAAGGCTGCGATACTGATAGACCAGCGGCTGCCAACTGACCGTAGCAAAACGTCCATTGATCCGACCGATGTTTTCTTCAATCATCTGCTTGCGTTCCCCGTACGAAGTGATTTCGCTACGGGAGGGTACTACGACCATGACAAAATTGATCTTGCCATGCCATTCCGGGTGATTTTCCAGGAACTTTTCGTACCCCTGTAGGCGGTTCAAAACGCCTTTCGTATAGTCAAGCCGATCCACCGAAAAGAGAAGTTTATTTCCCTGTAACTGCTGATGAATGGCTTCCCGCTCGGCCATAACACCGGGCAGACGGTAAGAGGAGTTGAACCGCTCGTAATCAATACTAATGGGAAAAAGATCAACGCGTACCGGGCGATTGGGAATCTGCACAAAACGTAGTTTGCTTTCAATACCTAACAGCCGTTGAACCGATTTCTCGAAATGCTGTACGTAATCGTTGGTATGGAACCCAATAAGGTCGGCTCCCAGCATTCCTTGTAGTAATCCTTCCCGCCAGCGGTTGGGCAACATGCGATAAACCTCAAATGATGGAAAAGGAATGTGCAGGAAGAAACCAATGGTTGCTTCCGGGCAACGCTCCCGCAGCATGGCCGGTAATAACATCAAGTGGTAATCCTGTACCCATAGGACATCGTCAGGTTGATATAATTCGGCCAGACGATCCGCAAACACGGTGTTTGCCTGTTGATACGCCTGCCAATTGGGTTCTTTAAATTCAGCAAATGATGGAAAATAATGGAAGAGTGGCCAGATGGTTGAATTGGAAAGACCGTTGTAAAAACCATCATTCACATCATCATCGAGCCAAAGTGGCTCAATTTTAAACGTCCCGGTTGAACGTTTACTTTGTTGAAATTCTTCCCAAAGCTCGCGACTAAAATCAGCGTTGCCCACCCATACTACTTCGTCGGGTTCAAAGGAAGAGCGGTCCTGAGCTTGTAGATAACTTTTTAATGCGGTAGCGAGGCCACCCGCACTTTCCAGCAATTGTACGGTTGATTCCTGCCGTACTAACTGAATGGGTAATCGATTGGAAATTATGAAAAGTCGTTTCATAGAGTTCGGTGGCAGATTCATAGGCATTCCTTACAAAAACCCGCCCTAGGAGTGACGAAACGGCTGGGCTGGGGAAAAACGAGGAATAGACTTCCGGTTTTTCCAGACATTGAGCGACGACAGTCTTCCCGAGGAATGCATGCTCAACCCTTCAAAAGAACAGGTATACGCATCTCAAAACGGGAAGATAACCGCGAACGCAACGGCTCGTTTCAGAAAATAAAAGGGTCCTTTCGATGAAAAAATCGTCTGGTTCGGACCAAATAGGAAGCGAAAGAAGGAAGCAGTTAAGCGATTCCTCCCATTATAAGCAGGTAAGCAATGCCGGCGACTAAGGTACCAATGCCAAACAAAGGAGCATTTTCAAAATTCGGCAACAAGCGAAGATGACGTAATTTGCGACGGCGGAGCCTTGACCAGGCTAATACATGAATGGGTTCTACTATCATGGTCTAACTGGTTTGGTGCTGAACAAACGTAGGCATGAAGCCTTAGGCTGAGCTTAATGAATCATTAAAAACTACTTAAGGCGTCAAGCGGGCATTCCAGATTGTATAATAATTAATGAATAATTATATAACAACTTAGGAATACCATGCCATACTATACGTCATCCGTCAAAAAATAATAATTTATCCAATCGGCTGGTTTAGTAGCTCTTTAGCTATCCAGCCTTACATCTTTACTGCTTATGTTCTATCATATCGTTCAGCCAGCTTATTGGTCAACTCTAGAGGAAGCAACGCCCTACACACCCGAAACCTTTGCCGCAGAAGGGTTCATTCACCTGAGTACGCAGGAACAGGTAGCGGGTGTACTGGAACGCTATTATGCGGGTGTGCGACCTTTACTCCTATTACACCTGGACGAAACCCGGTTTTCAGCCCCTTTACGCTACGAAGCCTCTACCGGGGGCGAACTCTTCCCTCATCTATACGGTCCGCTCAACCGGGATGCGATTGTACAGATTGAGACCTTGCCAGAGGTTTAGCGGTACAGGTTTTTTGGGATTAAGACTGAAACAACCTTCCAGTCAATGCAATCGCTTCCCTACGAAACTCTCCGCCTCGGCGTTATTGGCATGGGCGGATTTGGGCTATTTGCTACCCAACACTTCTTACAGGTTCCTGATACCCAACTTATTGCTATTGCCGGCACCTTCCGCGAACAG
Coding sequences within it:
- a CDS encoding DUF4190 domain-containing protein, which gives rise to MKQLSTLTLLSLFALTSCQKTTYTYFAQSTAPRIERKKVVAKPITATTTIPLIPKKELLASTIPVLSGVPSLITSTPANAVTSAEAFTRQQTKAGFRQRLLTKMVTKKVQKLQILAKRTADSRRTEPISVVSVIAGLLALVDVLLIGNGLLFLLGTIVAIVFGFVGLSKINRHSSEYKGRGFAITGLSLGFFGLLLIIIALIALSSLSFS
- a CDS encoding efflux RND transporter periplasmic adaptor subunit, whose protein sequence is MKKTFLPLLALLGLSGFLSSCSDSDAESKAEEKPAQVSVSADSLQLSMKQLESVNVDLTGFEDRQLRPVINANGKIKLFPDSKSEVHSEVEGHVDQIYVREGQFVKKGQPLMKLTSGEFLELKNQYITAKSEADFLEIEFNRQAELRKSNVGVLADYQATEAKLNAAIGREKAFKAKLALLDFNANQLNDIRKAVVSPELIIRAPISGSIYKVHQNLGKLATPTDPLVDILNTEQLQANVYVYEKDAELIQVGQKVELTFPNSEIGAVQGTVASVARALDAENGAITLYVNFKRPHTNDIIFSDMNVRAKIVGASERKSSNTLPRTAILDDGEGTYIFGTSQPQAAKIPLRKLKVEIQNEGEEYVQVKVLEKVPNTIKVAYKNILALEAERKKNE
- a CDS encoding CusA/CzcA family heavy metal efflux RND transporter — translated: MIDKIIAFSVRSPFTIGLLVLVMAIWGGYSLKTLPIDAVPDVTNQQVDVITNSPNLSSLEIERYITTPLEMAMANIPGLTEVRSYSKFGSSVVKLIFTDDTDIYWARQQVFERLTQVQAEIPEGAGTPILGPVSTGLGEIFQYVIRPKDLNNSPYTLTEIRTIQDWVVRRKLLGLPGVADVSGYGGYAKEYQAQIKTDRMRALGVTVDELYEALNKGNSNTGGAYIEKENKAFTIRGIGLAASLEDIANAVVKKNGSVPILVKDVADVEFGHALRFGALSNNGEGEVVGGSILMMKGANGNEVISRLKERFAEIQKELPPGLTIEPFLDRSKLVNAAIATVAKNLVEGAIIVMIVILIFLGNWRASLLAASVIPLAMLFAFIWMKEFGVVGNVMSLGAIDFGLLVDPAIIVVESAVLFLALRMSKFQGKKMTFADRQEVVISAAAEVKKSVIFGGLIILIVYVPILTLQGIEGKMFSPMAKTVAFAIIGALLLAVTYVPMMCAVMLRPPKSAHHDGFSEKIVQFFLKGLRPVVRAGLRVKWAVILFALAVLTAGIIGFGKIGGEFMPQIQEGDMVVDMDLPVGTPLTESIRQSQIFQAGIMKEFPDEVEGVVSKIGTSEVKVDPLPLESQEVYVELKDKKHWTKATNQQELAIKMNEYMSQFPGPLYAISQPIESRVNDMISGARTQVVVQLYGTDLDTLVKKTKQIIQIVRNVPGAVDVKGSKVFGLPQLNIHYDRQRMAVYGIKVEQVNRAIQMAFGGATAGVVYEDDRRFDVTLRLTGEDRTRPENIENLLINDQNNNPIPLRDIATISETIGPSEIVHENMKRVVNLGFNVRGRDLQSVVNDVIKQVDAKVKLPKGYEINYGGDFENFGRAKDRLSIVVPIALLVIFGLLYLTFRNFRDSFLIYAVVPLSAVGGVFSLLIRDMNFSISAGVGFIALFGVAVLNGILLVSHFNALGDEGIDDPNERVLKGIEERFRPVLMTSFVAALGFMPMALSTSVGSEVQKPLATVVIGGLLTATVLTLIVLPILYAMFAGKPKKGGLTGGIKAKAVQVTTTIVLLLATGLLAANAQITPNQPIPIKPEVGDVEDVRELTLDQALNLTKQYNPQTRLADLRIEREQVLLPATLNIEPPRIYTQAPSGENYRLGFLQAIQFPTVYSNQRKAQRQLVKVNQAEKNVTFNELSYQVRSVFNDILYYERVIHNFEKQDSLLSNFVRVTDVRLNVGQISRIERLNAESQYRENQIYLKQSRARLRGARIQLWILTGLAPDSTRKVKGDFKRINYGATISAADTSFSSNPRVTYFEENRRYNEKLLQVEKSRQLPGISFGYMNQGSRETPVAFRWEFGLTVPLWQWQYRSRQAGARKDIEIAQQQISLSGYELRGAFDKAASDYRTYQESLDYYETFALNQADEIVKAAQDSYRLGSIGYYNFLLNLQQAFQIRAEYLDVVRNYNNSIITIQYLKGE
- a CDS encoding bifunctional alpha,alpha-trehalose-phosphate synthase (UDP-forming)/trehalose-phosphatase, whose amino-acid sequence is MKRLFIISNRLPIQLVRQESTVQLLESAGGLATALKSYLQAQDRSSFEPDEVVWVGNADFSRELWEEFQQSKRSTGTFKIEPLWLDDDVNDGFYNGLSNSTIWPLFHYFPSFAEFKEPNWQAYQQANTVFADRLAELYQPDDVLWVQDYHLMLLPAMLRERCPEATIGFFLHIPFPSFEVYRMLPNRWREGLLQGMLGADLIGFHTNDYVQHFEKSVQRLLGIESKLRFVQIPNRPVRVDLFPISIDYERFNSSYRLPGVMAEREAIHQQLQGNKLLFSVDRLDYTKGVLNRLQGYEKFLENHPEWHGKINFVMVVVPSRSEITSYGERKQMIEENIGRINGRFATVSWQPLVYQYRSLSFEQLCAYYTACDVALITPIRDGMNLVAKEFIASRQDEQGVLILSEVAGAAAELGEALLINPTDRVGMALAIEEALSMPVKTQAERIKRMQTRIREYDVVQWADDFLTQLFNAKAQQNQWEVRLLNVALRKELMDNYQKAQKRLLLLDYDGTLVPFAKFPDLARPSERVIELLSELANVPQNRIVIISGRDKKTLENWFGSLSIQLVAEHGAAVRLPDGNWQENPEAFLPEWRSNIQQAMNLAVQRCPGTFVEEKTHSLAWHYRNTGADLGFAQSRELIDTLHGLTGHQLQVIDGNKVVEVRVTGVDKGSVASRLASDDQYDFILAIGDDRTDEDMFRTLADRAITIKVGQQKTLARYSLPDTGAVLSFLQRFTSMDTPPNVELTPNPHLASA
- a CDS encoding DUF952 domain-containing protein; translated protein: MFYHIVQPAYWSTLEEATPYTPETFAAEGFIHLSTQEQVAGVLERYYAGVRPLLLLHLDETRFSAPLRYEASTGGELFPHLYGPLNRDAIVQIETLPEV